The sequence TCCTCGTGGTTGAGTTCCAGAAACTCCCTAATTGCCTCCTGTACTGCGTACAAACACCTGCTTTGGatacagaggagagagagagaaccgaAGAGATGATGAGGAAGCAGAGTGTGATAGTGCCGGAAGAGTTAGCAGTCACGACGGTGATGGCAGTAGTGGCGGACCCAGCAGCACATCGCTCCGCCTTGCTGCCGCCTCGCTCCTCCGCGCTCGGCGTTCGTTGCGCCAGGTACAAGAGGTTCCTGAGCCAGCTCGACATGGGCAGCGGCGGCGGGGGCGGAGCGAGGATCAGTGCGTGGGTCGACTCCATGCGGGCATCCTCACCTACTCATGTCAAGGCCGCCGCCATGCTCTCGGCCTCCTTCGCGGCCTCCCACGACGAAGACTACAACAACTGGGCGGTACGTTTGCTGCATCTTCTTATATACACACCAAGGCTTCGTCTCCGGTAACGGGTGCTGAGTTCGTGGAAATTGTAAGCAGAAACAGCATCCTTCGGCGTTGAGCGTCTTCGAAGACATCGTCGCAGCATCGAAGGGGAAGCAGATCGTGGTGTTCCTCGATTACGACGGGACACTGTCTCCGATCGTGGACGACCCCGACCGTGCCTTCATATCCAACGCAGTACGTTCAGTGTCTTTCGTTGCTCTGTTTCCGAGTTCTTTACACACTCAACAATCATATCACTGCATACAGATGAGGGAGACGGTAAGGGACGTAGCAAGGCATTTCCCAACTGCGATTGTGAGTGGAAGACGCAGAGACAAGGTGAATTCCTGCTTCCTTCCTCTTGCCGGATCAGATCAGCGTGTTACTCTTCTTTTTAACTCCTCTTCTGTGTTGCTTTGTTCATGTTAAGGTGTTCAGCTTCGTACGATTAAGGGAGCTGTACTATGCTGGAAGCCACGGCATGGACATCAAAGGCCCTACTAAGAGAACCAAACATACAAAAGCCaaggtatctctctctctctctctctctctctctctctctctctctcttcgtatcCTCTGTTACTGCACCTATGTGTACTAACCTATCCTTTTATTCTCTGTGGATGGATGCAGACGAAAGCTGTTCTATTTCAGCCAGCCACTGAGTTCCTCCCCATGATAGATGAGGTAAGAGTTCTACTCATGGTCAAGTATCTCTGAAACTATCAGCATCTTTCCCTGTTAATATTCTCTTGCACAAGCTGTACCGATCAATATATTCTATTTCTTTCAAGGTCTACAAGGCATTAATGGAGAAAACAAAGCTCATCCAGGGATCCAGAGTAGAGAACAACATATTCACCTTATCGGTTCACTTTCGATGTGTCGATGAAAAGGTCGAATAATCCTTCGATATTGGATTTCGCAAGCAATTATTGGTTCATTCTTCGTAAGCTAAaacctctcgctctctctctctctctctctctctctccaatttgATGTCAGATATGGAGCTCATTAGCTGAGCTTGTAAGGTCAGTACTCAAGGACTATCCCAAGCTCCGCCTCACCATGGGAAGGAAGGtatatatatcatacatatatCCCAAATCCATCAACAACCTTATCTTTCTCAACATTTGTTTCTTGATCATCTTCCCTCAGGTGTTGGAGATCCGGCCTAGTATCAAGTGGGACAAGGGGAAGGCTCTCGAGTTCATGTTGGAGTCTCTTGGTGAGCTTGAGCAAGATCTGATTCACTCCCTCTCTTCACCAACCTTCAAAACTCGATCAGTTATTCTTCTTTCACGTACAGGATTGGCAGACTCTGGCAATGTGTTCCCTGTGTACATAGGAGATGATCGCACCGATGAAGATGCCTTCAAGGTACTGGATTCTCTTCTCGTCGTCTTTTTGTCAGACTACACTGAGTTGTGGTCAATGATGCAGTCCACGTTTCAGGTTTTGCATGGTAGAAGGCAGGGTTTGGGAATACTTGTATCGGAGGTCATCAGGGAAACAAGTGCACGTTGCTCTCTCAGGCAACCTGCGGAGGTGAGCATCGGCTCCATGTCTGCACAAGCTTTTCTGCCATGGATGCTGGGATTGCTAGCTGACACCATTTACAGGTTCAGAAGTTCTTGCGTCGACTCGTGGAGTGGAAGCGAAGCGCCTCCCTTCCTCGAAGAACTGAAGCAAGGAAGAAGTGAGATGAGACTGAAGCCCTCTATCCCATGAAAGCTTTGAGCGTAGTACTACATCATCCTCTGAGAATGATGTCAAGAAGACATCTAAAACTGGTCTTCTTGCAAAGGATTGTAATTACTGATAGTGTTCAAGAATAATACGCAGTGGTCTACGTTTTTTCTTGTGATCTAAGCTTTTCTGTAAGGAGAAGGATTTGTTCTTCCCAACTGATGAATGTTATACGAATGCATAGGCACATGATATCTTCACATAAAAAAGTACATGCTGGAGAAGAGTCAATTCAAATTCGCAACAGAAGTATATACATTGCTCCTCCCTCTATTAGCAAGTAGCTGGAAATAAGAATCAGTTACGTCTTATCACTCCACGGTTAGTTTACCGCCAAGATAACTCCAAAAGTACATAGTCGTGGAAGTAGTTACGGAGGCTACGAATCATCGAATCGGAGGTGACTCGATCTAGATCGAGAAGATGTCGCACTATAATAGAGAGGAAGAAGGACGCACGTCTGATCTATTCCAACTGTAAAAAGAGGGGAGGCGATGGAGAGGAGCGCTCCGTGGTTAGAGGATCTGCTGCCGTGAACGGAGGCGCCACTCCCCGATCGGGCGGTGCCGGCTTCCCGCCGGCCGCACCAGGTACGTCTCGCTTTCCGCCGGGAACGCGGTGGTTTTCTTGGTGGTTCCGAATGGCCGTGGCTCCTTGGTGGTGCTCTGTTTCTTCTTTTCTGTCGAGGAGGTACTGCAGCCCGTCGGATGGGGTCAGCAAGGTGGTGTTCGGGTGGCAGACCAACGAGGAGGTGCCCGAGATCGTCACGACCGGAGGTTAGATTTTTGATTCTTGCTACAATATTCTAAAGAGAAGGCCCGGCAGAAACAAGTCGGGATCGATGATTAATCCGTTGATCGTGGTTTCCGTCAACAAATGCTGTCTACTTAGTAGTTGCATATCGCCTTTTCTAATGCCAATCATAGTTAGTAGTTGCATATCGCCTTTTCTAATGCCGGTCATAGTTAGTAGTTGCATATCACCTTTTCTAATGGTCAATCATCATAACAATAAAATTGATGTAAGAATCAATCCAAACCACAAATCCAATCAAATTTGTCTTTTATTCAAATCAGATGCAATATTGAGATTGATATGAAGCACAAAAGTAACTATGATTTGTGCTTCCAATAAAAAAACTCCCATCCTCCAACTCCCAACCCCCAACCCCCAACCCCTTCTTCCTTTCCCCTCTTTGTTGTCTCCCTAGAAAATTGCATTAAAAGCTCCACCCCTCCatcgattcaactgtctatacccTATTAATATAAGATTTGGAATGGTATATGGAATGTAGCAATCATTTAGGAGGGTTTCATTGTACTGTCGTCTAACTGAAGAGATTAACGTCAACGacatatttttaagtttttaagtcttataaacatatataaatatgcagAATTTAAATTTGGAGGCATAAATGtgaaaattactttttttttattgacaTTAATACTCTTTTAAGTGATTTATCATGATTGTAGGAATTTTAAGATACATTGGACTCTTTTTAAGTTCAAATTAAAATACGATAAATACGATTTTTAATGATTAATTTAAAGTTGTTTTGGGTGGATGTTACCAAAGGGATATTTATAGAGAACATATATGCAAAATTAAGATTCAGAGGAGCAGATACGTTAGTTCCGAACTCTGAAAGGACAAATAGGTAAAAGAGGTCCGGTCCGTTTACGAAATTAAATTCggtcccaccaccaccaccatgttATTAGGTGGCGGAAGCCAACAATTTTGAAGGCAGTTTCATCAGCCCACCAAACAACTGATCAGATTTCGCCGCAGCCGTCCGATCTCGGAATTCAAAGTGAAGCACCATGCTCACTTGCCTTGTATCGTAACACCatccccactctctctctctctctcgatcgacGCCACCTCGCCCTCTTCGCCTCTCATGTCTCACACCGCCTACGACGAAGGCGTCGCGCCAGCGAACGTCCAGCTCGCCAACGGGGAGCATGCCCGCCGGACGCGGGAGGGCGGCTGCTGGAGGTCCGATCCACCTGGCCTCCGTCGGGTGCCTGAGGAGTGGAGGCGGCTCCGACGGTGCCTCGAGGCCGCAGCCAAAGGTTTCGCTATAGGCGCCGGCCTTAAGGGAGGACTCGCGTTGTTCTCGGTTCTTGTGCGACTGAGGAGCCGCAGATCCTTGAGGTCTTCCGCAAGGTTTGGCCGAACAGGTTTCTCAAGTCCAATACGTACCTGGACTTTGTTGATTGCTTGATTGTTTTTGGCGCTTTCATTTCCAGAAAGGCGGGGGTTTTCACGAATAAGGAGGCTGTGGTTGTGGCGTTGGAGGAGACGTTGAGATATGGGACATTTCTGGGAACCCTTGCAGGAACATATGTTTCGGTGGACGAAGTTATTGCTGCATTAGGTGGGCACAAGAGGTAGGTGTTTCGGAGTTAGTCCTTTGTTCTTTAATCTTAGGTGCTTCATGGTCTGATTGCTTTAGTTATGATTTCCAATTTCCAATTTGCATGTATGCATGTCTGTGTGACTTTATATCTTCGCTGTTACTTTCCTCTTCTCATCCTCCTGCAGCCATTTATTTCGAACTTTATCTTGTTCTTTCTATTTGGgccctattgaagatgtttttttTCTTATACATATGTCCTCCTAGACTTCATATGCTATAAACTTTGTGTTGTGGAGTTCAAGTGCTTCGTCTTTTAATGGTTGAATGATGGAGACCAACGTCGGTGGTGGTTGCCTAGTAACACATCTTGGAATGTTGTTGCCATGAAGTATTTGTAAATCTTTCTAAGCAAAAGCCTCGCAGGGAAAGGCTAACAAGTAATAAGGTTAAATTACTCCAAGCTGGTTACTCAAGCTGTTAAGCTATAGAgatgagaaaaatatcaaattcGTCTTCTATTGTCCATCCTGTCTGCGTTGGTTATCTCTAAGTCAAAGCATCAATGGAAGCTCCGTATAAAACACAAACAGAATGAGACTCTCTTCTGTGATATATAATTAATACATGTAGTCGTGCATGTTAACCATAACTTTGTGTTGTCTGTGGTTTTACACACTTTAAGACCATATCTTAAGGGTGTCACTGGAAATAATGATTGATGTTTTTATATTTAAACTTCAAGCCATAATAGAACTTCTTTTCTTGTTTTGCTTCAGAACTGCAAGATGGAGGTCGTTACTAGCAGGGTTGATTGCTGGTCCATCAATGCTCTTGACCGGACCAAATAAACAACACACTAGCTTGGCTATATACATTCTTATGCGTGCTGCGGTATTGGCATCACGTTGTGGGATAAAGAGCAAACTATTTGGTGGTGTTTGTAGACCATTGACTTGGTCACATGGTGACATATTTCTTATGTGTCTCGCCTCTTCACAGATCTTGTATGTTtgattttatgaaattatttcatttttatttatCTGGTATTTAATTTTGTTTGAATTTATGATTATGTCATTATACATTAACAATTTTTCTGTGGAAGTTTGTAACATAATATTATAGTTTATTGTTGGATCTAGAATTAAAAGAGAATCAATCAGTTAAGCTGAGAAAACATACTCAAATTATGAGTTAGATACATTGGGATGATTAAATCTGCTGGTCATGTTAGATCAAGAACCTAGACCAAAGCAACTGCTCTTATTGTACACATATTCACTTAAATGAcctataattatttatttgtttaaatGATATTTCTTCTATGTACAGATTTATGATATCTGCCAGTCGAACACAAGCATTATAAGTTATGACACTTAAGTTTGAAATGTCAAATGGTCTAGCTTTATGAAGAAATACCAATGGAAACTTATTCTTAGTAGGCTGCCTCATTTGTTTAGTTGAAATTTTGTTATTTCAAGCTTCTTATTTCCATCAAAATGTTTTCCTTTAAAAGATTTGCTTTTCCACTACAGAACTTCTTTTAGTAAAGATGCATGATCTGGCGAACATGAACTGAAGCaccaaaaattatttattttacaacTCCATTCCTTGTTAAATGTTTTGAGTGTGTTTTTGTACCTTGATCCTTGTCAGATTTTTGAAAAATGGATGCGGTCAGGTGGTTTGATATGCCTTCTCATGATGCTTCTCATCATATATAAAAGATTTATCTGCTTATTACATAAGAGATTTATCTACTTAATTCCATTAATCTTTTCTTATATGACTTTAGAATATGATTCTGGTGGTCTTTGCCAGGCCTGCTTACATTCTGAAGCAAGACAGCTTGCCATCATCATACAAGTCATTTCTTCATAAGCATGGTGGAAAGGATGCTGTTATTCTGCAAAGTATGAGAGAAATCGCATCCAatatttgtttttctaatttagaTGGGGTTAAGAAGTATTACAAGTCCATCGGTGTTGATGTGAAGCTAGATCCTAATATGAATGTCCCATGCTCGGTATGCATTACTgtcttaatttttaaattatttgtcACATCAGGAACTCCTGTTTGATCTTATGGTTTCTCTTTCATCTTTGTATGTGAATCTGTTCCATTTGTGATATTGGTGTATCTTATTTTGTTCAGCATATAATGCTATAAATGAGAGATATCTAATCACTCACTAACAAATACTTTTCATCAATTGGTTCTTATCATGCCTAGTTCTTAACTCCCTTGGTAATAGGCACTTGTGTTTATTTCATCAGAGCAATCTTGGTTTCTAACATATGCTGGAGCATGGCTTCTCAAGTATTATGTTCAAACCCATTGTTATGCAATCTTTATATCAGCATCCAGGCCTTTTCCTTTTAGTATTGAGTCAGATCTTATGTATAACTAACTTTTTGTAATATTTAGGCCTCAAAATCCAGAGGCTGCTgcatctgtgatgaaggttgggaTGATCTCATTtatgtaaatattttaattttgatacCCTGATTGGACCTTATACATATTAAGTGTAATTTTGTAATGTTAAGTCCTCAAAATCCAGAAGCTGCCCCCATTGGAGGTCGGCATGATCTAATtgtgtaatttttttaatttaattgacTGATCAGAACTTAAGTACAAGATTCAAAGATCTTTGAGGCTATCTGAAAATAGAAAGCTGCAGCTGCTCTGCTATTGCAGGAAGGAGAGAAGTAAAATGTAGTTAGAAGATAGGAAAAATTCTGAAGGAAGGGACAAATGAATGAAGAAGTGGAGAAGGAAAAGAGATAATCAATGGCTTGCAGCTAGAAAATACTTGTCTGTAAAATTACAAAAAAGTTATTTATACATAGGCTCTGACCCTGGTGTTGTTTATTGGTGAACATGCACTCTTCATTTACATTTGGCCTATTGATCAACTCTAATTGGACTTCTAAAGTAGGAAAGTTGCAACTACTCATTTGTTATCTGTATCTTTTATGCAATGTTAACTCTAATCAGAGTTCATAAATGAAAGAGCACTTACGGCTGTTGATTGGAACTCTTGATTATAATATGTACTCTATATATGACCCCATACTCATGTGAGAGGCTTGGATTCAAACTTTAAAAACTAATGATGTTTGTTGTAGATGAACTTCAGAAAACATTCACATGTTCATTTATACTGTCACCGTCATTGTTGATTTATTCAATAACTATAACTactattattatttctttttcagatTGTGCATGGCAATCAATCTTGTTTTGAGCATTTCATAACTTTCCTTTTCCAAGAATATGGAAGAGCACTACCAGTTTATCTTCCAGTCTACTTGGTTCCTGCACTGGTAGTTCATCGTCAGGGTCTTTGGAAAAGGTATTGACTTAAGCTTTAATTTATCCTTTGAAGTTATTCGTTTAATGAGTTGCATTTATGATCTGCTAATCACTAATTTGCAGGGAAAAGTTTTTGCATATTCCTAAAATTTATGAATGATTATCTCATTTTGTGTGTAATCATTTAATCCTTGCTCATTTGATTTAGTCTTTGTAGTCAAGAAGTTAATCTTTTAGATTTAGGTCTTGGAATCAGAGTAATCTTCTGGCTTTGGTTTGTCTATTTCATGTAGAGCTACACATATTTAATCATTTTTCCTATTTTCATATGGTCTATGTTCTCTTTTGTTCTTTCTACATCTGTTACAAAGAATATCATGTTGACTTATTTGGGGTGCATTTGATATGTTCTCATGTATGTTCTCACATCCAATCTAATTTTTTAGTGGGGTTTTTCTCAACCTTGAATATCTGAGGACCCTTGCCTGTAGGTATGATCCTCATAGTTTATGCACAAATTGATTGTTGATAACCTATAATTTATCTCTTATTGACTTTTGTTTGGAAGGACTATATATAGGTTGAAACTAGATGCTGTGTATCTGTTTTTACTTGAACTATTGTCTGATTTATTTTCCACAAGTTGATCATGTAGTACATGTTCATGGCCAGATATGATGCTGTCATTTTTGAGCTTTTAGTCATGCTGTCCTGTTTTTGATAATTCCAACGTCAACTCTCTTTCTGCATTTAGAGGGCAATACCCAAAATTTCTAACTAATGTTTTAATAGTGGGCATATGGTTTTTGTGCTTCTGAATTTCATGGTATTTATATTTTTCATCTTTAGTCCCTTTAGTTGTACCTTCTGGAGTAAATCATGCTTATTCTACACCTTGTGAAGCTTAGCGTTTTTTAGATTTAGTCTTAATTCCAACATTAAATAATGTTGCTGGGACTTTTGGATGAAATAATTATACATCTGAATCATTTAAACAGCTACCACAAAGAAACACATATTGTCCTTTACCAAATGATATTTTGTTAATCTGCCTGAGACATGATATAACAAGTGCTTGATGAAGATCCTTTTTGCTTGAGTTCAGACAAAGTGCTTACTTTCACATTTTGCACTGTGGTCCTCATGTTATGAACCTTCTATTTCTTAACTTTAACAAAGGTCTTCTTCAGTGGTGATCTGCCATTATATCACCAGATATCTGCTGAATCCTCATAATGGTTCTCTTAATCTGTCTCCTATGCTATGCAGGCCTTACACAATCTTGGGGAAGAGTCTTCTGGGGACTGCAAGATCTAGCTTGTTCCTCTCTGTATATTGTGCATCGGCCTGGTTAGCTTTGCTCTCCTCTACATAAACTAGTTATACATCTTTGTGAGATTCATTTGCCAAACCAATTTGTCTGTTTCAGTTGTTTTAGTTTGAGGAGTAGCCTGGATTATTAAAGTAGAAGATGACTAtgtttttcaactgtaaagtcttTGAATAAGTCTTTCGTGGAATTTAAGCTGGAAAACAGTTCAAAAAGCTATTCTCCCTATTTCGGGAGGCAAGCTTATTTTGACTCTAGTTCTGTTGCATTATGTAAATATTGTATTAATATAATGATTCATATCTCGTAAACAATGAATTAGATATCATATGTGTAGCTCCAATTGTGAGCCCAATAGCTCCACAAGAAGTGTTAACCAACGGCTAGTATATGGCTGAATAAAAACTGGTCATAATGTGCCAACTATTTTGGTAGTTATATGGTACTTTTCCTGCCACTGGGCTCTGTTTAGGTCCTACATATGGCTCGAGATTTATGTCCAATATGGTTTCACAAtactaaacaagtttaaggtttaaTGAGATCTGCAGATATTAAATGTGACCGTTCTCTTCCATGTTGTGCATATCTTCACCATCTGTTGCAGTACAACTCCTGTAGTCACTTCGCTGGAGAGTTGGTATTTGCACCTCCTAGATGGCCAGTTGGGATCTACCTTCTCAACCCTGTCAATTTTGTTCATGGATGCTATACAGATTTATTAGTGCCAGGGTTTTGGAGGAGAGTCGGAGATCATTTTAGATGGGACTTAGCTGCAATTTAAACCGAGCTTGAGCTAGTGAGTAGCAAATAGACATGGGTTGCTTTGGATCTTCTCACATTCACTAGGTGGAGCTTGCTAGCAGTTAATTCGCTGGTAGGCCCACACATTCCACTTGTGTGTTTATGatttatgagaaaatttgatttctttttatCTGTTTCTCCAATTTTTCTGTGTAtttactttctcaaatcataaCATAGTAAAGCACGATGAACTGATATCTACCTTGACGTTAAGGACCATGTGAGTCATGGTTACCACTAGTCCAAATCCATACTTCTACCTGAGCATCAAAGATATTGGAGCAGCGACTGAAAAGCAAACTCATGAAACTAGACTTTGTACCGGATATGTTAATTGGATCAGCTATTTTTTAATGGTGTAGATCCATTTTGTGCTTTTTGTTACCATATATTCTATCATAttccttaaaaaatttctcttAAATTTTACTTTCGGCCTCTTAAGAATTGTTGTAAAATCAGTATCGTTTCACTTTCATGATAATGTGCAGTAAAATCTTTCTGTACATGCATTCTTTTTGCAGGGCTTGGACTTGCCTGCTTTTTCGACTTTTTAAAAGATGTAACATTCCGATGGTCGTGATTGGCACGGTAAGTTTTTTGCTACTTGTTGGTTATTTGGCGCATCAGGAGTTTTGGTTGCTAACTATGCTCAACGACAGTTCCCTACTGGCCTGGCATTGCTAATTGAGAAGAAGAGCAGAAGGACCGAGATTTCTTTGTATTGCCTTGCCCGAGCAATCGAAAGCTTCTGCACATGCTTGGCAGATGCTGGAGTGTTCCCTCAAGCATCAAAGCTAAAGCGAGCTGATGTGATCGTATTCAGCTTTGCAACAGCCATCATCATGCACTGCTATGCACAAGAAAGAGAGGTGTTCCGGTCAAAGTATTTGAATGTGCTCGACTGGGTCTTTGGTGTCCCCCCACCATATGATGATGAACATTGCAAGAAATCCTAAATTATCGATACCATGCTACACGATATCTAGTTCAATATGCCTATGTAGATTAGATTTTGTTATAGAGAGATGAACCGGGATAGCTGGAAGAAGATATAATGAGACCACTGGCTTCATTTCCCTGGTCAACCATCCTGAGCTTTTCTGTTATGACACGGATCTTGCTCTCACAGCAAGTGTTGCAGCAAAGGTGTGTTTGATGAACTGTACTCTCCCGGAAATCTTATAGCTTAGTAATTGTATTGATGCATTTTTATTTGTGGAAGAAGCTGGCATTGACATGACAGTGGAGCTTTGAAGGAGGCTTCAAAGTTTCTAGCAGCATAAGATTCCTCAGAAATTTCGATTCCTTTAAGCCATTGTACCACAAACATTATattctttatattacttattagcaTATTACAAATTATTGTGTAGCTTCTCCAGTTAGTATGTACATATGGTAATTTTCCGTAGGCAATAATTTTCACTCCAAACCTTCATTTCATGTGTGAGTTGCTTGTACAGGTTATAAAGAAATTCTCTGTAATTACATGAAATGTGTCTCATCAATCCATTATTTAATACAAACTAGTCCATTGACATTTTCATGTTTCAAAAATGAAGGCATAAATTGTTCCCTAAATAAAGAGATGCATACTCAAATGGATCTCCCTCTTTAGCAATCAGTTTTATATTTACTGTCACTCACTATAATTGAAAGAGGCTAATGTATGCAGTCTTTATCTCTATAAATACAACGATGTTGGTCCCCAGCCGTCTTATGATTGAGCAACCTGACAGTTGACGGATCATCTAACACCCACCAACATAATAGCCATATCTTGCCACAAAGCATTCTCATTAATAATAGCCATATCTGATGGATATAACGTGAGCTTAGATCTGCACGGGAATGGGCGCGCGGGCAGTTGGGTCGCTTTA comes from Musa acuminata AAA Group cultivar baxijiao chromosome BXJ3-3, Cavendish_Baxijiao_AAA, whole genome shotgun sequence and encodes:
- the LOC103977189 gene encoding probable trehalose-phosphate phosphatase 6 isoform X1, which produces MMRKQSVIVPEELAVTTVMAVVADPAAHRSALLPPRSSALGVRCARYKRFLSQLDMGSGGGGGARISAWVDSMRASSPTHVKAAAMLSASFAASHDEDYNNWAKQHPSALSVFEDIVAASKGKQIVVFLDYDGTLSPIVDDPDRAFISNAMRETVRDVARHFPTAIVSGRRRDKVFSFVRLRELYYAGSHGMDIKGPTKRTKHTKAKTKAVLFQPATEFLPMIDEVYKALMEKTKLIQGSRVENNIFTLSVHFRCVDEKIWSSLAELVRSVLKDYPKLRLTMGRKVLEIRPSIKWDKGKALEFMLESLGELEQDLIHSLSSPTFKTRSVILLSRTGLADSGNVFPVYIGDDRTDEDAFKVLHGRRQGLGILVSEVIRETSARCSLRQPAEVSIGSMSAQAFLPWMLGLLADTIYRFRSSCVDSWSGSEAPPFLEELKQGRSEMRLKPSIP
- the LOC103977189 gene encoding probable trehalose-phosphate phosphatase 6 isoform X4, with the translated sequence MMRKQSVIVPEELAVTTVMAVVADPAAHRSALLPPRSSALGVRCARYKRFLSQLDMGSGGGGGARISAWVDSMRASSPTHVKAAAMLSASFAASHDEDYNNWAKQHPSALSVFEDIVAASKGKQIVVFLDYDGTLSPIVDDPDRAFISNAMRETVRDVARHFPTAIVSGRRRDKVFSFVRLRELYYAGSHGMDIKGPTKRTKHTKAKTKAVLFQPATEFLPMIDEVYKALMEKTKLIQGSRVENNIFTLSVHFRCVDEKIWSSLAELVRSVLKDYPKLRLTMGRKVLEIRPSIKWDKGKALEFMLESLGLADSGNVFPVYIGDDRTDEDAFKVLHGRRQGLGILVSEVIRETSARCSLRQPAEVQKFLRRLVEWKRSASLPRRTEARKK
- the LOC103977189 gene encoding probable trehalose-phosphate phosphatase 6 isoform X3, whose product is MMRKQSVIVPEELAVTTVMAVVADPAAHRSALLPPRSSALGVRCARYKRFLSQLDMGSGGGGGARISAWVDSMRASSPTHVKAAAMLSASFAASHDEDYNNWAKQHPSALSVFEDIVAASKGKQIVVFLDYDGTLSPIVDDPDRAFISNAMRETVRDVARHFPTAIVSGRRRDKVFSFVRLRELYYAGSHGMDIKGPTKRTKHTKAKTKAVLFQPATEFLPMIDEVYKALMEKTKLIQGSRVENNIFTLSVHFRCVDEKIWSSLAELVRSVLKDYPKLRLTMGRKVLEIRPSIKWDKGKALEFMLESLGELEQDLIHSLSSPTFKTRSVILLSRTGLADSGNVFPVYIGDDRTDEDAFKVLHGRRQGLGILVSEVIRETSARCSLRQPAEVQKFLRRLVEWKRSASLPRRTEARKK
- the LOC103977189 gene encoding probable trehalose-phosphate phosphatase 6 isoform X2 translates to MMRKQSVIVPEELAVTTVMAVVADPAAHRSALLPPRSSALGVRCARYKRFLSQLDMGSGGGGGARISAWVDSMRASSPTHVKAAAMLSASFAASHDEDYNNWAKQHPSALSVFEDIVAASKGKQIVVFLDYDGTLSPIVDDPDRAFISNAMRETVRDVARHFPTAIVSGRRRDKVFSFVRLRELYYAGSHGMDIKGPTKRTKHTKAKTKAVLFQPATEFLPMIDEVYKALMEKTKLIQGSRVENNIFTLSVHFRCVDEKIWSSLAELVRSVLKDYPKLRLTMGRKVLEIRPSIKWDKGKALEFMLESLGLADSGNVFPVYIGDDRTDEDAFKVLHGRRQGLGILVSEVIRETSARCSLRQPAEVSIGSMSAQAFLPWMLGLLADTIYRFRSSCVDSWSGSEAPPFLEELKQGRSEMRLKPSIP
- the LOC103977187 gene encoding uncharacterized protein LOC103977187 encodes the protein MSHTAYDEGVAPANVQLANGEHARRTREGGCWRSDPPGLRRVPEEWRRLRRCLEAAAKGFAIGAGLKGGLALFSVLVRLRSRRSLRSSARKAGVFTNKEAVVVALEETLRYGTFLGTLAGTYVSVDEVIAALGGHKRTARWRSLLAGLIAGPSMLLTGPNKQHTSLAIYILMRAAVLASRCGIKSKLFGGVCRPLTWSHGDIFLMCLASSQILPAYILKQDSLPSSYKSFLHKHGGKDAVILQSMREIASNICFSNLDGVKKYYKSIGVDVKLDPNMNVPCSIVHGNQSCFEHFITFLFQEYGRALPVYLPVYLVPALVVHRQGLWKRPYTILGKSLLGTARSSLFLSVYCASAWAWTCLLFRLFKRCNIPMVVIGTFPTGLALLIEKKSRRTEISLYCLARAIESFCTCLADAGVFPQASKLKRADVIVFSFATAIIMHCYAQEREVFRSKYLNVLDWVFGVPPPYDDEHCKKS